In Malania oleifera isolate guangnan ecotype guangnan chromosome 8, ASM2987363v1, whole genome shotgun sequence, a single window of DNA contains:
- the LOC131162719 gene encoding proline-rich receptor-like protein kinase PERK2 — translation MAASREATSSAPTSASSMPPTTPPPPPILLYAPIPSFTAPLVALVSHTPPPAPTPIPLASAATVPPPTPALLKSSMTSGHFFGNDASALRMPSDAACRCDVSTPSDAYDDLGAGDSNYDQWFY, via the coding sequence ATGGCTGCTAGCAGGGAAGCCACCTCATCTGCCCCCACCTCGGCTTCTAGCATGCCACCTACAACACCTCCACCACCACCTATTCTACTGTATGCACCCATTCCATCTTTCACTGCTCCACTAGTGGCTCTTGTCTCGCACACACCACCTCCTGCACCCACGCCAATACCACTGGCTTCAGCTGCTACTGTGCCACCCCCCACTCCAGCTTTGCTCAAGTCATCGATGACGTCAGGTCATTTTTTTGGTAATGATGCATCTGCTTTGCGCATGCCATCTGATGCGGCTTGCCGATGTGATGTGAGCACCCCATCCGATGCTTATGATGATTTAGGGGCCGGCGATTCTAATTATGACCAGTGGTTCTACTGA